A region from the Aeromicrobium choanae genome encodes:
- the asnB gene encoding asparagine synthase (glutamine-hydrolyzing): protein MCGIAGIVAAASHDDAHRLRSVERMLASIAHRGPDESLSTSSGAAHFGTVRLALVDKPTSRQPMADDAGRYLLSFNGEVYNFAELRSALEGAGHTFRTAGDTEVVLHALMEWGSDAFARFRGQFAIAFWDADRRRLLLARDRLGIVPLFWTRTPADELVFASEVKAFADAGLRTPMSLHDIVDAGVLWGLHPGRTAFHGVSSVPAGGFVESHDGRESTSRYWRFEFAEQRDDRSVDDQAKELLGLLTAAVERRVPQYGDPAVLLSGGLDSSAVLAALRSIRPDQTIDSFSIQFAQEGLNEAPFQALVSDHFGTHHDAIVCDDESVASALELITRHAELPLMRTAPGSSIALAERIKHSGSRAVLSGEGADELFCGYDVFKVASIRDAWAADPDSPAFARLLEKALAHQAQLGRGASAAFYERGLEQHDDPVFSHLHRWSAAFRITQYLAEPLREQTSLEGTLGRVRDRLPDAFHGWSTVERAQYLEATYFLGTSLLATQCDRPFMAQSVECRYPFLDEDVIDFALTLPEASKLHDLNEKLVLKEAVRAHLPPAVTERVKQPYTAPEGGVFRSPTGRALLDRYLSPDAVADTGVFDPRRVAWLIDKTHRSRTSFHDDLALVWILSTTMLVQTYGFADADADLRRGTA from the coding sequence ATGTGCGGAATTGCGGGGATCGTCGCAGCGGCGTCCCACGACGACGCCCACCGACTCCGGTCGGTGGAGCGGATGCTGGCCAGCATCGCGCACCGCGGCCCGGACGAGAGCCTCTCCACCAGCTCGGGCGCCGCGCACTTCGGCACGGTCCGGCTCGCGCTGGTCGACAAGCCCACGTCCCGCCAGCCGATGGCCGACGACGCGGGGCGCTACCTCCTGTCGTTCAACGGCGAGGTCTACAACTTCGCCGAGCTGCGGTCCGCGCTGGAAGGGGCCGGCCACACGTTCCGCACCGCCGGTGACACCGAGGTCGTCCTGCACGCCCTGATGGAATGGGGCAGCGACGCGTTCGCCCGATTCCGCGGCCAGTTCGCGATCGCGTTCTGGGACGCCGACCGTCGCCGGCTGCTGCTGGCGCGCGACCGGCTCGGCATCGTCCCGCTCTTCTGGACGCGGACGCCGGCCGACGAGCTGGTCTTCGCCTCCGAGGTCAAGGCCTTCGCCGACGCCGGCCTGCGCACGCCCATGTCGCTTCACGACATCGTCGACGCCGGGGTGCTGTGGGGCCTGCACCCGGGCCGCACCGCGTTCCACGGCGTCTCGTCCGTCCCGGCCGGTGGCTTCGTCGAGTCCCACGACGGCCGCGAGAGCACCTCGCGGTACTGGCGCTTCGAGTTCGCCGAGCAGCGTGACGACCGCAGCGTCGACGACCAGGCCAAGGAGCTGCTCGGTCTGCTCACCGCCGCGGTCGAGCGCCGGGTCCCCCAGTACGGCGACCCCGCCGTGCTGCTGTCGGGCGGCCTGGACTCCAGCGCCGTCCTCGCGGCCCTGCGCTCGATCCGGCCCGACCAGACGATCGACAGCTTCTCGATCCAGTTCGCGCAGGAAGGGCTCAACGAGGCTCCCTTCCAGGCCCTCGTCTCCGATCACTTCGGCACCCACCACGACGCGATCGTGTGCGACGACGAGTCCGTCGCCTCGGCCCTCGAGCTGATCACGCGCCATGCCGAGCTGCCGCTCATGCGTACGGCGCCGGGGTCCTCGATCGCACTGGCCGAGCGGATCAAGCACAGCGGCTCGCGTGCCGTGCTCAGTGGCGAAGGCGCCGACGAGCTGTTCTGCGGCTACGACGTGTTCAAGGTGGCGTCCATCCGCGACGCGTGGGCCGCCGACCCCGACTCCCCCGCGTTCGCCCGGCTGCTCGAGAAGGCGCTGGCCCACCAGGCGCAGCTGGGGCGCGGAGCGAGTGCGGCGTTCTACGAGCGCGGGCTCGAGCAGCACGACGACCCGGTGTTCTCCCACCTGCACCGCTGGTCGGCGGCGTTCCGGATCACCCAGTACCTCGCCGAGCCGCTGCGTGAGCAGACCTCGCTCGAGGGGACTCTCGGGCGCGTCCGCGACCGGCTGCCCGACGCCTTCCACGGCTGGTCCACGGTCGAGCGGGCGCAGTATCTCGAGGCCACCTACTTCCTGGGCACCTCGCTGCTGGCCACCCAGTGCGACCGGCCGTTCATGGCCCAGAGCGTGGAGTGCCGGTACCCGTTCCTCGACGAGGACGTCATCGACTTCGCCCTGACGCTGCCCGAGGCCTCGAAGCTGCACGACCTCAACGAGAAGCTCGTGCTCAAGGAGGCGGTGCGCGCCCACCTCCCGCCCGCGGTCACCGAGCGGGTCAAGCAGCCGTACACCGCGCCCGAGGGCGGCGTCTTCCGCTCGCCCACCGGCCGCGCGCTGCTCGACCGCTACCTCTCGCCCGACGCCGTGGCCGACACCGGGGTCTTCGACCCCCGGCGCGTGGCCTGGCTCATCGACAAGACGCATCGCAGCCGCACGAGCTTCCACGACGACCTCGCGCTCGTGTGGATCCTCAGCACCACGATGCTCGTCCAGACCTACGGCTTCGCGGACGCGGACGCCGACCTTCGAAGGGGAACCGCATGA
- the nadE gene encoding NAD(+) synthase codes for MTDIQELSRRIDLEDVGATTDLLVASIRDTARHFRRTGAIVALSGGIDSSACLGLAVRALGAKRVVALTLPDKESSGETVGYAQEVADAFGVELLHRDITAPLDALGCYDDRLAVVQRIVPEFDADAGDRYSVEFDPALGNDEQLQSFRLNVIRGGEQTMHRLGGRDFLTIMAATNQKQRIRMLSTYRIADERNQIVVGTSNRLELDQGFYVKHGDGCGEVFPLRHLLKSHVYEVAAHIGVPESVQKRPPTTDTFSAPQSQEEYFYGTSVRTNDELWLAWDQEEDPAATADRLGLRTSDVEKFFELYTRRALYAEYLLTSL; via the coding sequence ATGACCGACATCCAGGAACTGAGCCGCCGGATCGACCTCGAGGACGTGGGCGCCACCACCGACCTGCTCGTCGCGTCCATCCGCGACACCGCGCGGCACTTCCGTCGCACCGGGGCCATCGTCGCGCTCAGCGGCGGCATCGACTCCTCCGCCTGCCTGGGCCTGGCCGTGCGCGCGCTGGGCGCGAAGCGCGTCGTGGCGCTGACGCTGCCCGACAAGGAGAGCTCGGGCGAGACCGTCGGCTACGCCCAGGAGGTCGCCGACGCGTTCGGCGTCGAGCTGCTGCACCGCGACATCACCGCCCCGCTGGACGCCCTCGGCTGCTACGACGACCGCCTCGCCGTGGTCCAGCGGATCGTGCCGGAGTTCGACGCCGACGCCGGAGACCGCTACTCGGTGGAGTTCGATCCCGCCCTGGGCAACGACGAGCAGCTCCAGTCCTTCCGTCTCAACGTGATCCGCGGCGGCGAGCAGACGATGCACCGCCTCGGCGGCCGCGACTTCCTGACGATCATGGCCGCGACCAACCAGAAGCAGCGGATCCGGATGCTCTCCACCTACCGCATCGCCGACGAGCGCAACCAGATCGTCGTGGGCACGTCCAACCGCCTCGAGCTCGACCAGGGCTTCTACGTCAAGCACGGCGACGGCTGCGGCGAGGTCTTCCCGCTGCGCCACCTGCTGAAGTCCCACGTGTACGAGGTCGCCGCCCACATCGGCGTGCCCGAGTCGGTGCAGAAGAGGCCGCCCACGACCGACACGTTCAGCGCGCCCCAGAGCCAGGAGGAGTACTTCTACGGCACGTCGGTGCGCACCAACGACGAGCTGTGGCTGGCCTGGGACCAGGAGGAGGACCCGGCGGCCACCGCCGACCGCCTCGGCCTGCGCACCTCGGACGTGGAGAAGTTCTTCGAGCTCTACACGCGCCGGGCGCTGTACGCGGAGTACCTGCTGACGTCGCTGTGA
- a CDS encoding class I adenylate-forming enzyme family protein, giving the protein MTGASFADLLRWTDDPQRVAVIDGETTLTRGELFTRAFERAEHIAATVPADERVALSGAGHEAVVDIVAVLLSGRSLVMLPRPTPERTRELAARSRCRFDLSAGALEPFGVEPSADPRHHPADGIEVVGSPEALLLFTSGTTSEPKGVRLSSRNVACNVTAVNQVVQPWDPDEDVLGFILDPTHSYGFSMVLLALMRSVPLLMTAGTLPSRPLAELLDHHGVTILPCVPYYLRLVARRFSLGEDFAPALRMLLLAGGGVSDASLAELTPGFHGGTHLMYGLTEATARVAVRPLGSTAPADSVGLPLPGTTVDLVDADGRVTVGGEGRLRVTGPSVFMGYLGDPVREPGTPLVTTDLGRMDAHGHLTVTGRLAEMINFRGNRVSAVAVEAEVARVDGVAGALLLADDTVEDAQCSLFVELAPDADREGLTRRVLAAVDPRGLVREVVVVDRLQTTRTGKLVRRRPAGA; this is encoded by the coding sequence ATGACGGGTGCCTCGTTCGCCGACCTGCTGAGGTGGACCGACGACCCGCAGCGCGTCGCGGTGATCGACGGCGAGACCACCCTCACCCGGGGCGAGCTGTTCACGCGGGCCTTCGAACGGGCCGAGCACATCGCGGCCACCGTGCCCGCGGACGAGCGGGTCGCCCTGTCGGGCGCGGGGCACGAGGCCGTCGTCGACATCGTCGCGGTGCTGCTGTCGGGCCGCTCGCTCGTCATGCTGCCGCGCCCCACCCCCGAGCGCACCCGCGAGCTCGCGGCGCGGTCGCGGTGCCGCTTCGACCTTTCCGCCGGCGCCCTCGAGCCGTTCGGCGTCGAGCCGTCGGCCGACCCGCGCCACCATCCCGCTGATGGCATCGAGGTCGTGGGCTCGCCCGAGGCGCTGCTCCTGTTCACCTCCGGCACCACGAGCGAGCCCAAGGGCGTGCGGCTGTCGTCGCGCAACGTGGCCTGCAACGTCACGGCGGTGAACCAGGTCGTGCAGCCGTGGGACCCGGACGAGGACGTCCTCGGCTTCATCCTCGACCCGACGCACTCCTACGGGTTCTCGATGGTGCTGCTGGCGCTGATGCGCTCGGTGCCCCTGCTCATGACCGCGGGCACCCTGCCGTCGCGACCGCTCGCCGAGCTCCTCGACCACCACGGCGTGACGATCCTGCCGTGCGTCCCGTACTACCTGCGCCTCGTCGCGCGACGCTTCTCGCTCGGCGAGGACTTCGCGCCCGCCCTGCGCATGCTCCTGCTGGCCGGTGGCGGGGTGTCTGACGCCTCGCTCGCCGAGCTGACGCCGGGGTTCCACGGCGGCACGCACCTCATGTACGGGCTCACCGAGGCCACCGCCCGGGTGGCCGTGCGGCCGCTGGGCAGCACCGCCCCGGCCGACTCGGTGGGGCTGCCCCTGCCGGGCACCACGGTCGACCTCGTCGACGCCGACGGTCGCGTCACGGTGGGCGGGGAGGGACGCCTTCGCGTCACCGGGCCCTCGGTCTTCATGGGCTACCTCGGTGACCCGGTCCGCGAGCCCGGCACGCCGCTGGTCACCACCGACCTCGGCCGGATGGACGCCCACGGCCACCTCACCGTGACCGGCCGGCTCGCGGAGATGATCAACTTCCGCGGGAACCGCGTCTCGGCCGTGGCGGTGGAGGCCGAGGTCGCCCGCGTGGACGGCGTGGCCGGCGCGCTGCTGCTGGCCGACGACACGGTCGAGGACGCGCAGTGCTCGCTGTTCGTCGAGCTGGCGCCCGACGCCGATCGCGAAGGGCTCACCCGGCGCGTGCTGGCCGCGGTCGACCCGCGCGGGCTCGTGCGTGAGGTGGTGGTGGTCGACCGTCTCCAGACCACGCGCACCGGCAAGCTGGTCAGGCGCCGCCCGGCCGGCGCCTGA
- a CDS encoding serine O-acetyltransferase codes for MTTDQEPAKPTAPVVTAPTEWDMSTWQGLLDIVHEDMASHAPGWLVPAKHMLAVHRFGEWVHAPGRGVLVRRLGRVLYKFVNAAYVRNVLGFEVSHDTAIGHRVVFVHQNGVVLQPGAVIGDDCMIYHGVTLGRRWEPDHAESYYAPPRIGRGVHLGVGSVVIGAVRVGDGAKVGPNAVVVTDVPAGGSVVSPPARSLRLR; via the coding sequence ATGACGACAGACCAGGAGCCCGCGAAGCCGACGGCGCCGGTCGTCACCGCACCCACGGAATGGGACATGTCGACGTGGCAGGGACTGCTCGACATCGTTCACGAGGACATGGCCTCGCACGCGCCCGGCTGGCTCGTCCCCGCCAAGCACATGCTCGCGGTGCACCGCTTCGGCGAGTGGGTCCACGCTCCCGGGCGGGGCGTCCTCGTGCGCCGCCTCGGCCGGGTGCTCTACAAGTTCGTCAACGCCGCCTACGTGCGGAACGTGCTGGGGTTCGAGGTCAGCCACGACACGGCGATCGGCCATCGGGTGGTCTTCGTCCACCAGAACGGCGTGGTGCTGCAGCCCGGTGCCGTCATCGGCGACGACTGCATGATCTATCACGGCGTCACCCTCGGCCGGCGGTGGGAGCCCGACCACGCGGAGTCCTACTACGCGCCGCCGCGGATCGGTCGTGGCGTCCACCTCGGCGTGGGCAGCGTCGTCATCGGAGCGGTGCGCGTCGGCGACGGCGCGAAGGTCGGTCCGAACGCGGTCGTCGTCACCGACGTCCCGGCCGGCGGCAGCGTGGTGTCGCCCCCCGCCCGGTCGCTGAGGCTGCGATGA
- a CDS encoding glycosyltransferase family 4 protein produces MSNAPASRPHVLVIVQNLPVPLDRRVWLECRALIAAGFDVSVICPKGPGDPSAETLDGVRIHKYRPAPQASGALGYLVEFVYSWLRTAWLSLRVWRERPFQAIQACNPPDTYWALARLWRRRGVAFVFDQHDLNPELFLSRFGEPDSLMQRLQFAFLKWLERRTYATADHVISTNESYKRIAIERGGFSPEDVTVVRSGPDTSTMRPIHDPDAPAPTRHTLAYLGIMGPQDGVETVLDVMDELVHRRGRTDVDAVLMGFGDCYEDLRRRSTELGLDDVVTFTGRVGPPEIARHLSAATVGLCPDLKTPLNDVSTMNKTMEYMAYALPTVSFDLVETRVSAGETCLFVESGDIAAFTDAVEGLLDDPKLRVRLAREARERVATHLDWKPQSEAYVGVWRSLLGGTVDAGPVRKDYVDLVTPEELERFVLSRGPIPPAS; encoded by the coding sequence ATGTCGAACGCGCCCGCATCCCGGCCGCACGTCCTCGTGATCGTCCAGAACCTGCCCGTCCCCCTGGATCGCCGCGTCTGGCTGGAGTGCCGGGCGCTGATCGCCGCCGGATTCGACGTCAGCGTGATCTGCCCGAAGGGCCCCGGTGATCCGTCCGCGGAGACCCTCGACGGGGTCCGCATCCACAAGTACCGGCCCGCGCCCCAGGCCTCGGGCGCCCTGGGCTACCTGGTCGAGTTCGTCTACTCGTGGCTGCGCACCGCGTGGCTGTCGCTGCGCGTGTGGCGCGAGCGCCCCTTCCAGGCCATCCAGGCCTGCAACCCGCCCGACACCTATTGGGCTCTGGCCCGGCTGTGGCGGCGGCGCGGCGTGGCGTTCGTGTTCGACCAGCACGACCTCAATCCCGAGCTGTTCCTCTCGCGCTTCGGCGAGCCCGACTCGCTCATGCAGCGGCTGCAGTTCGCCTTCCTGAAGTGGCTCGAGCGCCGCACGTACGCCACCGCGGACCACGTCATCTCCACGAACGAGTCGTACAAGCGGATCGCCATCGAGCGCGGCGGGTTCAGCCCCGAGGACGTCACCGTGGTGCGCAGCGGACCCGACACCTCGACGATGCGGCCGATCCACGACCCCGACGCTCCCGCGCCGACCCGGCACACGCTGGCCTACCTCGGGATCATGGGCCCGCAGGACGGGGTCGAGACCGTGCTGGACGTCATGGACGAGCTGGTGCACCGGCGTGGACGCACCGATGTCGACGCCGTCCTCATGGGCTTCGGCGACTGCTACGAGGACCTGCGCCGGCGGTCCACCGAGCTGGGGCTGGACGACGTCGTCACCTTCACCGGTCGGGTCGGGCCGCCCGAGATCGCTCGGCACCTCAGCGCCGCCACGGTGGGCCTGTGCCCCGACCTCAAGACGCCGCTCAACGACGTCTCCACGATGAACAAGACGATGGAGTACATGGCGTACGCGCTGCCCACCGTCTCGTTCGACCTCGTGGAGACCCGGGTCTCGGCTGGTGAGACATGCCTCTTCGTCGAATCGGGCGACATCGCGGCGTTCACCGATGCCGTCGAGGGCCTGCTCGACGACCCGAAACTACGCGTCAGGCTCGCCCGTGAGGCCCGGGAACGGGTGGCGACCCACTTGGACTGGAAACCGCAGTCGGAGGCTTACGTCGGCGTCTGGAGGTCCCTGCTCGGTGGGACGGTCGATGCCGGCCCGGTCAGAAAGGACTATGTGGACTTGGTCACACCGGAGGAGCTCGAGCGCTTCGTGCTCTCCCGGGGCCCGATCCCGCCTGCATCCTGA
- a CDS encoding YMGG-like glycine zipper-containing protein, protein MAGWPMSFAPRRIVVSSMTSPLEHWRLKTLLICPLLISTRRTVTFAARMLRLPFTMRRFSTTAPAVVTLWSPLIVRVGVQPDGVPVLARVGKLRLPGGVVGAVVGAVVGAVVGAVVGPVVGALVGAVVGAVVGAVVVGSEVGAVVGVVVGGGVVGPASPVETTTSTW, encoded by the coding sequence ATGGCCGGCTGGCCGATGTCGTTCGCACCGCGCAGGATCGTCGTGTCCTCGATGACCAGCCCGTTGGAGCACTGGCGGCTGAAGACGTTGTTGATCTGCCCGCTGCTGATCTCGACCCGCCGCACGGTGACGTTCGCCGCGCGGATGTTGAGGTTGCCGTTCACGATGCGCAGGTTCTCCACCACCGCGCCGGCCGTGGTGACGTTGTGGTCACCGTTGATCGTCCGGGTGGGGGTCCAGCCCGACGGGGTGCCCGTGTTGGCGCGCGTCGGGAAGTTGCGGCTTCCCGGAGGCGTCGTCGGAGCAGTCGTCGGGGCCGTGGTGGGTGCCGTCGTCGGGGCCGTGGTGGGTCCCGTGGTCGGGGCGCTCGTGGGCGCGGTCGTCGGGGCCGTGGTGGGCGCCGTCGTGGTGGGCTCCGAGGTCGGAGCCGTGGTCGGCGTCGTGGTCGGCGGGGGCGTCGTGGGTCCGGCGTCGCCCGTGGAGACCACCACGTCGACGTGGTAG
- a CDS encoding YveK family protein, producing MLVEVIKTVLRRWYVVVAGLLLTGVLGYAAYSSTPPVYEASGTVLLLPPEDQVSGEGIKNPFLQLNNLDVPTSLVVARLNGDEVREQILEDQPGALYEVTTDPTMRGPVVLVQVSAQSAKATVDTLEQVLAAAPTALADLQRQQDVPKGDSITSMQLAADLEATAVTRATTRAVVAAVAVGLALTAGATAGVDAIARRLRARRRRQAEAEAAPADASEGAVTSDSTDTDGGTDAPGNEQTWEPPEEELAAQSPRSLTPP from the coding sequence ATGCTGGTAGAAGTCATCAAGACGGTGCTGCGGCGCTGGTACGTCGTCGTGGCGGGCCTGCTGCTCACGGGAGTCCTGGGCTACGCGGCGTACTCGTCCACTCCCCCGGTCTACGAGGCGAGCGGCACGGTGCTGCTGCTGCCGCCCGAGGACCAGGTCAGCGGAGAGGGCATCAAGAACCCCTTCCTGCAGCTGAACAACCTCGACGTGCCGACGTCGCTCGTGGTGGCCCGTCTCAACGGCGACGAGGTCCGCGAGCAGATCCTCGAGGACCAGCCGGGCGCGCTCTACGAGGTCACCACCGACCCGACGATGCGTGGACCCGTGGTCCTGGTCCAGGTCTCGGCGCAGAGCGCCAAGGCCACCGTGGACACCCTCGAGCAGGTCCTGGCCGCCGCGCCGACCGCGCTGGCGGACCTGCAGCGTCAGCAGGACGTGCCGAAGGGTGACTCCATCACCTCCATGCAGCTCGCCGCCGACCTCGAGGCCACGGCAGTCACCCGCGCCACCACGCGAGCCGTCGTGGCGGCGGTCGCCGTGGGCCTGGCGCTGACCGCCGGCGCCACCGCCGGCGTCGACGCGATCGCCCGTCGCCTGCGCGCGCGACGTCGCCGTCAGGCCGAGGCCGAGGCCGCGCCGGCCGACGCGTCCGAGGGTGCGGTCACCTCCGACTCGACCGACACCGACGGAGGCACCGACGCGCCCGGCAACGAGCAGACGTGGGAGCCCCCGGAGGAGGAGCTCGCCGCCCAGAGCCCCCGGAGCCTCACCCCGCCATGA
- a CDS encoding O-antigen ligase family protein, whose protein sequence is MSSSVRSPARMDSVTWLLLYLTILYAIPSRLVVPALGSAGSPSMLVGLISLGGWALYQVGRTTSQSHAREVLPVRRALFGFVACVAITYVVAMSRPIDFDEISPVNVAMAVVLSWSGTLLVAHDGISSMERARTLATGLAWAGGLMAFLGILQVVTSDPIINRISIPGLSAAQFEVFTRGETIRPSATATHPIEFGVIMAMMLPFTLHAAFHTTHGRRLLQWIPTLMVGVTIALTFSRSAYVSAAVAAAVLVIGWPRERRRLFLAGAFAMAVVLFAAVPRLFGTIQSLFRNVGTDPSITSRTDSYEIAWAYIAQSPFFGRGLGSFLPKYRIFDNQYLLLMVSIGLVGTLAFLLLAVAGLWVSLRVRLLAEDEDTRDLGLSLLAAIAAGATGMALFDSFAFPMTMGTYFLLLGMAGAVHRIVVLEPRRPAALAQTRPAVPHPRRWVGAVRRRLRRAR, encoded by the coding sequence ATGAGCTCGTCCGTCCGGTCTCCGGCGCGGATGGACTCGGTCACCTGGCTCCTGCTCTACCTGACCATCCTGTACGCGATCCCGTCGCGGCTGGTCGTCCCCGCGCTCGGCAGCGCCGGATCGCCGTCGATGCTGGTCGGCCTGATCAGCCTCGGCGGCTGGGCGCTCTACCAGGTGGGGCGCACCACCAGCCAGAGTCACGCGCGCGAGGTGCTGCCCGTCCGGCGCGCCCTGTTCGGCTTCGTGGCCTGCGTCGCGATCACCTACGTCGTGGCGATGTCCCGGCCGATCGACTTCGACGAGATCAGCCCCGTGAACGTCGCGATGGCGGTCGTGCTCTCGTGGTCGGGCACGCTGCTGGTCGCCCACGACGGCATCTCCTCGATGGAGCGCGCACGCACCCTGGCGACGGGCCTGGCCTGGGCCGGCGGCCTGATGGCGTTCCTGGGCATCCTGCAGGTCGTCACGAGCGACCCCATCATCAACCGGATCTCCATCCCGGGCCTGTCCGCCGCGCAGTTCGAGGTGTTCACGCGCGGCGAGACCATCCGGCCCTCGGCCACCGCGACGCACCCGATCGAGTTCGGCGTGATCATGGCGATGATGCTGCCGTTCACGCTGCACGCGGCGTTCCACACCACGCACGGGCGACGGCTGCTGCAGTGGATCCCCACGCTCATGGTGGGCGTCACGATCGCCCTGACCTTCTCGCGCTCCGCGTACGTCAGCGCCGCCGTCGCCGCGGCGGTGCTGGTGATCGGCTGGCCGCGCGAGCGCCGCCGGCTGTTCCTCGCCGGCGCCTTCGCGATGGCCGTGGTGCTGTTCGCCGCCGTGCCGCGGCTGTTCGGCACGATCCAGTCGCTGTTTCGCAACGTCGGCACCGATCCGAGCATCACGTCGCGCACCGACAGCTACGAGATCGCGTGGGCGTACATCGCGCAGTCGCCGTTCTTCGGCCGCGGCCTCGGCTCGTTCCTGCCCAAGTACCGGATCTTCGACAACCAGTACCTGCTGCTCATGGTCAGCATCGGACTGGTCGGCACGCTCGCCTTCCTGCTGCTCGCCGTGGCCGGGCTCTGGGTGTCGCTGCGGGTGCGCCTGCTGGCCGAGGACGAGGACACGCGCGACCTGGGCCTGTCCCTGCTGGCCGCCATCGCCGCCGGCGCCACGGGCATGGCGCTGTTCGACTCGTTCGCGTTCCCGATGACGATGGGCACGTACTTCCTGTTACTGGGCATGGCCGGTGCGGTGCACCGGATCGTCGTGCTCGAGCCACGTCGTCCCGCGGCGCTGGCGCAGACCAGGCCTGCCGTCCCGCACCCGCGGCGCTGGGTGGGTGCCGTGCGCCGGCGGCTGCGTCGCGCGCGCTGA